The following proteins are encoded in a genomic region of Amia ocellicauda isolate fAmiCal2 chromosome 6, fAmiCal2.hap1, whole genome shotgun sequence:
- the LOC136751719 gene encoding olfactory receptor 6N1-like, with translation MSDTNHTGSTVTEFTILGFPGLQDQESKTILSVVFLAVYLLTVLGNLLIVVVFAVNESLHTPMYILICNLAILDISLISITIPKMLAVFMFDSKFISFGACFTQMFFFMSLGTTEGFLLTVMAYDRYLAICHPLHYSTMMTNGLVMRHVLWCWAGGFLSMLVPLILAVRLPFCGPDKVLHCFCDHSSVLRLACANIVINSILGLTIALSVLLIPLTLILLSYVKIVRSVLQISGTEGRAKAFSTCSSHLLVISVFFLTAIGVYISYRVPGTSANLRIMTAVFQNVFPSFMNPIIYCLRTKEIRDSLVKTLKKSRVFPKSM, from the coding sequence ATGTCGGACACAAACCACACAGGCTCTACAGTCACAGAATTCACCATCCTTGGCTTCCCTGGACTGCAGGACCAAGAGAGCAAGACCATCCTGTCTGTGGTCTTCCTGGCTGTCTATCTTCTCACTGTATTGGGAAACCTCCTGATAGTAGTTGTATTTGCTGTGAATGAGTCCCTTCACACCCCCATGTATATCCTGATTTGCAATCTTGCTATTCTGGACATTTCTCTGATCTCAATCACTATCCCTAAAATGTTAGCTGTTTTCATGTTTGATTCCAAATTCATTTCCTTTGGTGCCTGTTTcacacagatgttttttttcatgaGTCTGGGAACAACTGAGGGCTTTCTCTTGACTGTAATGGCATATGACAGATATCTTGCCATCTGCCATCCACTCCATTACTCCACTATGATGACCAATGGTCTTGTCATGAGGCACGTTCTGTGGTGTTGGGCTGGAGGGTTTTTATCAATGCTTGTACCTCTGATTCTTGCAGTGCGCTTGCCGTTCTGTGGACCTGATAAAGTCCTCCACTGCTTCTGTGATCATTCTTCAGTGCTCAGGCTGGCCTGTGCAAACATTGTCATCAACAGCATTCTGGGCTTAACCATTGCTCTGTCAGTGCTCCTCATCCCTCTCACCCTCATCTTGCTTTCCTATGTGAAAATTGTGAGGTCAGTGCTGCAGATCTCAGGCACAGAGGGCAGAGCCAAGGCCTTCTCCACCTGCAGCTCACACCTGCTGGTCATCTCTGTGTTCTTCCTCACGGCCATAGGAGTCTACATCTCTTACAGGGTCCCTGGGACCTCAGCCAATCTGCGCATCATGACAGCTGTGTTTCAGAACGTCTTCCCTTCCTTCATGAATCCAATCATCTACTGCCTGAGGACTAAAGAGATCAGGGACAGCTTGGTGAAAACACTAAAGAAGAGCAGAGTCTTTCCAAAGAGCATGTGA